GGGGCGTTGGGGGCCGGGCTGGCGGTCGGCTCGGTGTCGCTGCGGATCGACTCGAACAGGTTCTGGGCTTCGGGCTTCCAGACGACCCGGTTCTTGTCCTCGGGGTCCGGCATCCACGGGATGGTGACGGCCTTCAGGCCCTTGGCGGTGAGGGATTTCGCACTCTGGGCGATCTCCACCATGCGATCGACGCTGAGCTTGCTGTCGACCGTCATCGAGGAGGTGACGGCGTTCAGGAAACCGGTCAGCTTGCCGACGTCGGTCAGCAGGTCGGAGCTGGTGGCCTTCTTCATCACCTGCTGGAGGAAGACCTGCTGGCGCTTGATCCGGCTGATGTCGCTCCCGTCGCCGAGCGAGTAGCGGGCGCGGACGTAGGCGAGGGCAGTTTCACCTTTCACGACGTGTTTGCCCTTGGTCAGCTCCAGCTTGGCCTTCTTGTCCGACACGTCCTGGGGCAGGCAGATCTCGATGCCGTCCAGCGCGTCGACGATCCCCTTGAATCCGGAGAAGTCGACCTTGACGAAGTGGTTGAGGCGGATCTGGGTCAGCGCCTCGATCGTGTTCCAGGTGCAGGCGATGCCGCCGTCGTTGAAGGTCGCGTTGATCATCTTGGGGCCGGCGGGGACGATCGCCTTCGTCTTGGGGTTCTGACAGGAGGGTGTCTGGACCACGGAGTCACGGGGGAAGCTCAGCAGCGTCGCCTTGTCGCGGTTCGGGGAGATGTGGAGCAGCATGATGGTGTCGGTCCGCTCGCCCGTGCCCTGCATGTGCTGGCCGTACTTCTTGTTCGCGTCGCCCTCGCGGCTGTCGGAGCCCACGACGAGCACGTTGAGCGCTCCGGTGTCCGGGGGGCGGTTGGCGCTGAGCTGTTTCGTGATGTCGTCACGTTTGATGTTGTCGTCGAGGCTGCGGTAGAGCTTGTAGGCCCCGAGGGTGCCGGCCACCAGGACGCAGGTCATCCCGACGCTGATCCAGCCGCCCACGCTCAGCCGTCCGGTCTTGCGGGCCGGCTCGCGGGGCGGCCTGTCGTACTCGACCGGATTCTCGGGGGGCTGCTGCCCCCCGTTCCCGCCCGCGCGCCGGGAGCCCCGGCGGCCGTGGCCGCCCGGCTCGGTCCGGCGGTCCCTCACGGCGACGTGCCGATGGTCGCTCATGCGATCTCCTCGCCCGGCGGCAACATCAGGTGCTGTCTCAGCTCGCTCATTGCGCCCAAAGAGTAGGTCACGAGGTGAGCAGGGGACGCGATGATGACGTGAACTTGGTCATGACTGCCCCTTTACAGGTCCCGTGATGATCCGAGCGCTCAGCATACTCAAATACGGACATTTCTTGGAATGTTATGGAAAGAAGGTTTACCTGCCATAAACGCGGCGGCCAGACACGCGGCCGGTACGGCGGGCAGGACGTAGCGGTAGTCGAACTCCGCGACCGCCGGAGGCATGACGAGCAGCACCACCGCGGTCGTCCACGGCAGCACCCACGCCGTGGAGTCCGGGCGCACCCGCCCGGCCCGGGCCGCCACCGGGCGGAACCGCCGGATGCCCGCCGCCGCCGGGGGGATGAGCAGGATCACCAGCACCGCCGCGCCGGGCAGCCACACGATGTCCTGGTAGGCCCGTATCCAGCCCGCGTACGGCTCGACGATCCGGGTGGCGATCGGTCCTCGCTGGTAGTGGCGCTCGGCCCACTCCGCGCCCACCGTGGCCGGGTAGCGGCCCGGAGGCGCCGGCGGCGTCGCGGGGAACTCGTAGTAGTCGTAGACCTCCTGGTCCGGATAGACCGGGCGGTTCAGCGGGAACGAGCGCGCCAGCTCGGAGAGCACCGAGCTCAGGTAGGCGAGCGGCTGGCGCTGGATGGCCAGCGACGCGAACCGCCCGGCCAGCGCGTCGTTCGCCTCGCTGAAGGTGATGCCGGGCAGCCTGACGAGCGGGG
Above is a genomic segment from Streptosporangium album containing:
- a CDS encoding LCP family protein; this translates as MSDHRHVAVRDRRTEPGGHGRRGSRRAGGNGGQQPPENPVEYDRPPREPARKTGRLSVGGWISVGMTCVLVAGTLGAYKLYRSLDDNIKRDDITKQLSANRPPDTGALNVLVVGSDSREGDANKKYGQHMQGTGERTDTIMLLHISPNRDKATLLSFPRDSVVQTPSCQNPKTKAIVPAGPKMINATFNDGGIACTWNTIEALTQIRLNHFVKVDFSGFKGIVDALDGIEICLPQDVSDKKAKLELTKGKHVVKGETALAYVRARYSLGDGSDISRIKRQQVFLQQVMKKATSSDLLTDVGKLTGFLNAVTSSMTVDSKLSVDRMVEIAQSAKSLTAKGLKAVTIPWMPDPEDKNRVVWKPEAQNLFESIRSDTEPTASPAPNAPAKPTVKNEQVQVQVFNGTGTFGRAKEVAAKLAEQGFKVTQVGNTTGNVPTTALRYGKKDAEGAAYADAVAARLSGDKLVPVAGKVKPATVENYAPTIPATAPLDGPVVQLVVGADWKGVRAPSPDSFKGDVVDSKTDPCQ